The following proteins come from a genomic window of Gimesia chilikensis:
- a CDS encoding restriction endonuclease: MHNTTLPPAQSERTPPKEALEQSEERLRFFHHELKQERSRLKELTSKVKSLRLKTSYFNSARTYRASLKQYHIWEPGAWVVLPPALGLVMLILIDLITGFRPVSVVGAVLMIVISLVALLALSKYPSDAELPQHMEQTKNELAQLSRKAAQTETRIGELQQGLEQELALNANLVAQNKERERISSARYQCQQLFNENWRAMRSVEFEQYLERVFQLLGYQTQTTNTTGDQGVDLIVEKAGRRIAVQVKGYFHSVSNSAIQQAFTGMRHYNCHACAVVTNSKFTASAIELAESTNCVLIHEDNFREFVFGEIEFV; the protein is encoded by the coding sequence ATGCATAACACAACCTTACCTCCCGCTCAGTCAGAACGCACCCCACCCAAGGAAGCATTGGAACAATCTGAAGAGCGATTACGCTTTTTTCATCATGAACTCAAACAGGAGCGAAGTCGGCTTAAGGAACTCACCTCAAAAGTGAAATCGCTCCGACTGAAGACTTCATACTTCAATTCTGCCCGGACCTATCGAGCCAGCCTGAAACAGTATCATATCTGGGAGCCTGGCGCCTGGGTCGTCCTGCCACCTGCGTTGGGACTGGTGATGCTCATCTTGATTGATCTAATCACGGGGTTTCGCCCCGTGAGTGTGGTGGGTGCCGTTCTGATGATTGTCATTTCTCTGGTGGCCCTCCTGGCGCTGTCAAAGTATCCTTCCGACGCTGAGCTTCCGCAGCATATGGAGCAGACGAAAAACGAGCTGGCTCAACTCTCCAGGAAAGCGGCTCAGACGGAAACCCGCATCGGGGAGTTGCAACAGGGGCTGGAACAGGAACTGGCACTGAATGCGAATTTAGTCGCGCAAAATAAAGAACGGGAACGAATTTCCTCAGCCAGATATCAGTGCCAGCAGTTATTCAACGAGAACTGGCGTGCGATGCGAAGCGTTGAATTCGAGCAGTACCTGGAGCGTGTTTTTCAGCTGCTGGGTTACCAGACGCAGACTACCAATACCACGGGTGATCAGGGAGTCGACTTAATAGTGGAAAAAGCAGGCCGCAGAATTGCGGTGCAGGTCAAAGGCTACTTTCACAGCGTCAGCAACTCCGCCATCCAGCAAGCCTTTACCGGCATGCGGCATTACAACTGCCATGCCTGTGCCGTGGTTACAAACAGTAAATTCACGGCAAGTGCCATTGAGCTGGCTGAAAGCACGAACTGTGTATTGATCCACGAAGACAACTTTCGGGAGTTCGTGTTTGGGGAAATTGAATTTGTGTGA
- a CDS encoding leucine-rich repeat domain-containing protein: protein MKIFTSKTNHCVFNAFIFLLLCSGCGNTDEPNIDAIKALGGKITRDDKGNVIRVDFSVSKINGSGLVYLKGLTSLTTLNLSRCNITDTGLVHLKELTSLTTLGLRRTDITDAGLVHLKGLPNLTTLILEGPDIGDAGLIHLKELTNLRTLNLGYTHVSDTGLVQLKGLTKLTTLRLEQSDITDAGLMNLKELTKLTILDLRRTDISNAGLVHLKELASLTTLNLEDTDISDAGLVHLKELASLTTLNLGDTDISDAGLVHLKELTKLTTLDLQVTDISDAGLVYLKGLTNLTTLDLDGTNTSDEGLVQLNKLTNLMTLSLALTQVSDAGLVQLKNMTNLTTLILQYTKVTDAGLMHLKELTKLTTLSLSHTKITDAGLVHLKGLTRLTLLELYGTEVTKQGVTKLKAAIPACLIHHS, encoded by the coding sequence ATGAAGATTTTCACCTCGAAGACCAATCACTGTGTTTTCAACGCTTTCATTTTTCTTCTGTTGTGCAGTGGTTGTGGTAACACGGATGAACCTAATATCGACGCGATCAAGGCACTTGGGGGAAAAATCACTCGTGATGACAAGGGAAATGTAATTCGAGTCGATTTTTCTGTCAGCAAAATCAATGGCTCAGGACTTGTGTATCTCAAAGGGCTGACAAGCCTGACGACATTGAACCTTTCACGTTGTAACATAACTGATACAGGGCTTGTGCATCTAAAGGAGCTTACCAGTCTAACGACATTGGGCCTTCGACGTACCGATATCACTGATGCAGGACTTGTGCATCTTAAAGGGCTACCCAATCTGACCACATTGATACTTGAAGGGCCCGACATCGGTGATGCAGGACTTATACATCTCAAAGAGCTGACCAATCTGAGGACATTGAACCTTGGGTACACCCATGTCAGTGACACAGGGCTTGTGCAACTTAAAGGGTTGACCAAACTGACGACATTGAGACTTGAACAGTCCGACATCACAGATGCGGGACTTATGAATCTTAAAGAGCTGACCAAGCTGACGATATTGGACCTTCGACGCACCGACATCAGTAATGCAGGACTTGTCCATCTTAAAGAACTGGCCAGCCTGACCACATTGAACCTTGAGGACACCGACATCAGTGATGCAGGACTTGTACATCTCAAAGAACTGGCCAGCCTGACCACATTGAACCTTGGGGACACCGATATCAGTGACGCAGGACTTGTGCATCTCAAAGAGCTGACCAAGCTGACCACATTGGACCTTCAAGTCACCGACATCAGTGATGCAGGACTTGTGTATCTCAAAGGGCTGACCAATCTGACGACATTGGACCTTGATGGTACCAATACCAGTGATGAGGGGCTTGTGCAGCTTAATAAACTGACCAATCTGATGACATTGAGCCTTGCGCTCACCCAGGTCAGTGACGCAGGGCTTGTGCAGCTTAAAAATATGACTAATCTGACCACACTGATTCTTCAGTACACCAAAGTCACTGATGCAGGACTTATGCATCTTAAAGAGCTTACCAAGTTGACGACATTGAGCCTTTCACACACCAAGATCACTGATGCGGGACTTGTGCATCTCAAAGGGCTGACCAGACTAACTTTATTGGAATTGTACGGAACTGAAGTCACCAAACAGGGAGTGACGAAATTGAAGGCCGCAATACCCGCTTGCCTGATTCATCATTCTTAA
- the glmM gene encoding phosphoglucosamine mutase — protein MSERILSISGLRGVVGNGLTPDYLTRFAAAVGTIADQGTVVLSRDGRGSGRMVRHAVISGLLATGCKVIDADIATTPTCGVLVTHLKAAGGIQITASHNPIPWNGLKPFSPKGSVYNQEQGERLLDVLNNEKFNFVSWDQLGEVERYEHAAGPHIERVLALIDQAAIQQRKFKVVLDCNHGSGGVATPQLLEALGCEVIVLGGTPDGNFAHTPEPLKENLTSLCEEVVKQGADAGFAQDPDADRLAIVDETGRYIGEELTLALGADYVLARTPGPIVVNGSTSRVTADIAAKYDCPFFRSYVGEAHVCAKMKQEKAIIGGEGNGGVIDPKVGYVRDSYVSMAYVLAGLTASKQTLSAWADSLPQYSIVKNKITCPREKVAEACAALEKHFDSATASSGDGLRLDWDDRWVQVRASNTEPIIRVIAEAPQNDEAQQLCEAAMEIVGSAVA, from the coding sequence ATGTCGGAACGGATTCTGAGTATTTCTGGTTTACGGGGTGTCGTGGGGAACGGTTTGACTCCCGATTATCTGACCCGCTTTGCCGCCGCGGTGGGAACGATTGCCGACCAGGGAACCGTGGTACTCTCGCGCGATGGACGAGGCAGTGGGCGGATGGTGCGGCATGCGGTCATTTCCGGTCTGCTGGCGACGGGTTGCAAGGTGATTGACGCCGACATCGCGACGACGCCGACCTGCGGCGTGCTGGTGACACATCTGAAGGCCGCCGGGGGAATCCAGATCACGGCAAGCCATAATCCGATCCCCTGGAACGGACTCAAGCCGTTCTCGCCTAAAGGTTCGGTTTACAACCAGGAGCAGGGAGAGCGGCTGCTGGATGTACTCAACAATGAGAAGTTCAACTTTGTCTCCTGGGATCAGTTGGGAGAGGTGGAGCGGTACGAGCATGCTGCAGGTCCCCATATCGAACGGGTGCTGGCGTTGATTGACCAGGCGGCAATTCAGCAGCGGAAGTTCAAAGTGGTGCTGGACTGTAATCATGGTTCGGGTGGTGTGGCGACGCCACAACTGCTGGAAGCGCTGGGTTGTGAAGTGATTGTGCTGGGTGGTACGCCGGACGGCAATTTCGCCCACACTCCCGAGCCGCTGAAGGAGAACCTGACCTCACTGTGTGAAGAAGTGGTCAAGCAGGGCGCGGATGCCGGTTTTGCGCAGGATCCCGATGCAGATCGACTGGCGATCGTGGATGAGACGGGACGGTACATCGGCGAAGAGCTGACGCTGGCCCTGGGAGCAGACTACGTACTGGCACGGACTCCCGGACCGATTGTGGTGAATGGTTCCACCAGCCGGGTGACGGCGGATATTGCAGCGAAGTACGATTGTCCTTTCTTCCGTTCCTATGTGGGCGAAGCGCATGTCTGTGCGAAGATGAAGCAGGAAAAGGCGATCATCGGCGGCGAAGGGAACGGCGGGGTGATCGATCCCAAAGTCGGTTATGTGCGGGACAGCTATGTGAGCATGGCGTATGTGCTGGCGGGGCTGACGGCATCGAAACAGACGCTGTCCGCCTGGGCCGATTCGCTGCCGCAATACAGCATTGTGAAGAACAAAATCACCTGTCCGCGTGAAAAAGTAGCCGAGGCATGTGCGGCGCTGGAGAAACATTTCGACTCGGCAACGGCCTCGTCGGGCGATGGCCTGCGTCTGGACTGGGACGACCGCTGGGTGCAGGTGCGAGCGAGCAACACGGAGCCGATCATCCGGGTCATCGCGGAAGCACCACAAAATGACGAAGCACAGCAGTTGTGTGAAGCGGCGATGGAGATCGTGGGTTCGGCTGTGGCTTAA
- a CDS encoding SMI1/KNR4 family protein, with the protein MAGELEILKQLVPPPEEPVCPDGDWRAIEAQLGIEFPGDYKRFIADYGSGSLQSFLHIWNYLTLPAEQDPKEIIQQITAEYEYDQAAGYEIDFVAYPEPGGLIPFASTDDGNYLNWRTAGAPDDWSVVAYDCGSGQLICAESVGMVACLCRLVQQENPFGNAFCNVDSFSPPITYRP; encoded by the coding sequence ATGGCCGGGGAATTAGAAATACTCAAGCAACTGGTTCCGCCGCCTGAAGAGCCTGTCTGTCCGGATGGCGACTGGCGGGCGATTGAAGCACAGCTGGGGATTGAATTTCCGGGTGACTACAAGCGGTTCATTGCCGATTATGGTTCCGGTTCGTTGCAGTCGTTTCTGCACATCTGGAATTATCTCACCCTGCCTGCTGAGCAAGATCCGAAAGAGATCATTCAGCAGATTACGGCTGAGTATGAGTACGATCAGGCAGCGGGGTACGAGATTGATTTCGTGGCTTACCCGGAGCCGGGTGGCCTGATTCCCTTTGCCAGTACGGACGATGGAAACTATCTCAACTGGCGGACCGCAGGTGCACCGGACGACTGGAGTGTGGTGGCTTATGACTGTGGATCTGGCCAACTGATTTGTGCAGAGAGTGTGGGGATGGTGGCGTGTCTGTGCAGGCTGGTGCAACAGGAAAACCCGTTCGGAAATGCGTTCTGTAATGTCGATTCGTTTTCGCCGCCAATCACATATCGTCCCTGA
- a CDS encoding heavy-metal-associated domain-containing protein translates to MQTLEQTEQFQEVTVSTNLKCQSCLSKLQPSLDQAPEILEWKADLTSAAKTVTAKVSGAQPAEKLVEVVTNAGYEAAIVENSQPGPEILQSEPAAVAEEKSKFSLATYKPLLLVVFYVAGAAAILTSMQTTGATLENFMRYFMGCFFLGFAFFKMLDVSKFADAFATYDIVARRSRLYAVLYPFLEFTLGVAFILGVFPTIVNLVTATVMGVGLIGVLQAVRKRQAIQCACLGTVFNLPMSAVTIIENTAMILMALFMLWP, encoded by the coding sequence ATGCAGACTCTTGAACAGACAGAACAGTTTCAGGAAGTGACGGTATCAACCAATCTCAAGTGCCAGTCCTGTTTGAGCAAATTACAACCCTCCCTGGACCAGGCTCCCGAAATCCTTGAGTGGAAAGCCGATCTCACGAGCGCCGCAAAGACGGTCACCGCGAAAGTCAGCGGAGCTCAGCCTGCCGAAAAACTGGTCGAAGTGGTCACGAACGCCGGCTATGAAGCAGCCATCGTAGAGAACTCCCAGCCCGGCCCGGAAATCCTGCAGAGTGAACCTGCGGCGGTCGCGGAAGAGAAATCGAAATTCAGCCTGGCAACCTACAAGCCGCTGCTGCTCGTCGTGTTCTATGTGGCTGGTGCCGCCGCAATTTTAACTTCGATGCAAACTACAGGCGCGACGCTCGAAAACTTTATGCGTTACTTTATGGGCTGCTTCTTCCTGGGCTTCGCCTTCTTCAAAATGCTCGATGTCAGCAAATTTGCAGACGCTTTCGCGACCTACGACATCGTGGCCAGGCGATCGCGTCTCTACGCCGTGCTCTACCCCTTTCTGGAGTTCACGCTCGGCGTCGCCTTCATTCTGGGCGTCTTTCCGACCATCGTGAATCTCGTCACCGCCACTGTCATGGGCGTCGGCTTAATCGGAGTCCTGCAGGCAGTCCGCAAACGCCAGGCAATTCAATGTGCCTGCCTGGGAACGGTCTTCAATCTGCCGATGTCTGCAGTGACGATCATCGAAAACACAGCCATGATCCTGATGGCCCTGTTCATGTTGTGGCCGTAG
- a CDS encoding MerR family DNA-binding protein, producing the protein MNQLTIGRVAQAAGVGVETVRFYERKGLVDQPRIKAPFREYPPETIDRIRFIKRAQELGFTLAEVDQLLSIADNPGSSKREVKQLAGQKLSEIRQKIDDLKRLADTLDSLYEQCSGHGTLEDCPIILSILPSEK; encoded by the coding sequence ATGAATCAATTAACAATCGGTCGTGTCGCTCAGGCCGCTGGCGTGGGAGTCGAAACAGTACGCTTTTACGAACGCAAAGGTCTGGTCGATCAGCCACGCATCAAAGCCCCCTTCCGGGAATATCCGCCGGAGACTATCGATCGCATCCGGTTCATCAAACGGGCTCAGGAACTCGGGTTCACGCTGGCTGAGGTAGACCAGTTATTGAGCATTGCAGACAACCCTGGCTCTTCCAAGCGTGAGGTCAAGCAGCTGGCGGGACAGAAGCTGTCCGAGATCCGTCAGAAAATCGACGATCTGAAAAGACTGGCAGACACGCTCGACTCACTCTATGAACAGTGTTCGGGACATGGCACACTGGAAGACTGCCCCATCATTTTGTCGATTCTTCCCTCTGAAAAATAA
- a CDS encoding lysophospholipid acyltransferase family protein has product MAEEKRVPPHRRMLIWLVLQWILQVIFGIWLRYRARHEERLPAQGGGVLVSNHQSFLDPLLIGLPLSRPISFMARDSLFRIPLLGPFLRYTYVIPISRRSASSTSFRAAIENIENGNLVGIFPEGTRSEDGEVQRFKPGFLALLKRTDAAIYPIGIAGAYQALPRGAWFLHPRAVRVVYGEPIPAATVKEYCARGAEKDLLALTQERVIACQREAAIWLDPESQD; this is encoded by the coding sequence TTGGCTGAAGAAAAACGAGTTCCTCCCCACCGCAGGATGCTGATCTGGCTGGTGCTGCAATGGATTCTCCAGGTGATCTTTGGAATCTGGCTGCGGTACCGGGCGCGCCATGAAGAGCGTCTGCCTGCCCAGGGGGGCGGGGTGCTGGTCAGTAATCACCAGAGTTTTCTCGATCCGCTGCTGATCGGTCTGCCCTTGAGTCGACCGATCAGCTTCATGGCGCGGGATTCCCTGTTTCGGATTCCGCTATTGGGCCCCTTCCTGCGCTACACGTATGTGATACCCATCAGCCGCCGGTCGGCGAGTTCGACCAGTTTTCGGGCTGCGATTGAGAATATCGAAAACGGAAACCTGGTGGGGATCTTCCCCGAGGGGACCCGTTCCGAGGACGGCGAGGTCCAGCGTTTCAAGCCGGGGTTTCTGGCACTGCTGAAGCGGACCGATGCCGCCATTTATCCGATTGGGATAGCGGGGGCCTACCAGGCCCTGCCGCGGGGGGCATGGTTTCTGCATCCGCGGGCGGTACGCGTGGTCTATGGTGAGCCGATCCCGGCGGCGACGGTCAAGGAGTACTGTGCGCGGGGGGCTGAGAAAGATCTGCTGGCCCTGACACAAGAGCGGGTGATCGCCTGTCAGCGTGAGGCGGCAATCTGGCTGGATCCCGAGTCACAGGACTGA
- a CDS encoding N(4)-(beta-N-acetylglucosaminyl)-L-asparaginase, with product MIFESVASYNRGMTDRRHFIKTAAGLGASLSLFTNLKVRAQEGPAPRRPLILCSRGEEWAEKVLRPGWNVFEKGGDILDAVEESARVTELDPEDQSVGYGGLPNEEGVVQLDACFMDGRTHNCGSVAALEMIKTPSSVARLVMERTDHIHLVGEGARKFARAHGFKEENLLTDKSRKMWLRWKENLSDKDDWFPPKDGNYELEKRPTGTINILALDSQGDLAGCTTTSGLFGKLPGRIGDSPIIGAGLYVDNEVGAAGATGRGEEILRTCGSFFVVEQMRAGKSPREACEALCHRIVKINGGPEKVNFTDKIVAINKNGEAGCFAIQGRKDKPPKAAVITAAGTQIVEGGYLIEVG from the coding sequence TTGATCTTTGAATCTGTGGCTTCGTATAATCGGGGCATGACAGATCGCAGACATTTCATCAAGACGGCAGCGGGGCTGGGTGCTTCGCTTTCCCTGTTTACGAACCTGAAGGTACGCGCGCAGGAGGGACCCGCTCCCCGCCGACCTTTGATCCTGTGCAGTCGGGGTGAGGAGTGGGCCGAGAAGGTCCTGCGTCCCGGGTGGAACGTGTTCGAAAAGGGGGGCGATATTCTCGACGCGGTGGAAGAATCTGCGCGGGTAACGGAACTGGATCCCGAAGATCAGTCGGTGGGCTATGGCGGCTTGCCGAATGAGGAAGGGGTGGTGCAGCTCGATGCCTGCTTCATGGATGGCCGGACGCATAACTGCGGTTCGGTGGCGGCGCTGGAGATGATTAAGACGCCGTCCTCGGTGGCCCGACTGGTGATGGAGCGGACCGATCACATTCACCTGGTGGGTGAGGGGGCCCGCAAGTTTGCGCGGGCGCATGGCTTCAAGGAAGAGAACCTGCTGACGGACAAATCGCGGAAGATGTGGCTCCGCTGGAAAGAGAATCTGAGCGACAAGGACGACTGGTTCCCGCCGAAAGACGGTAATTACGAACTGGAGAAACGGCCGACCGGGACGATCAACATTCTGGCCCTGGACAGCCAAGGGGATCTGGCCGGCTGCACAACGACCTCGGGGTTGTTCGGGAAGCTGCCGGGCCGGATTGGGGATTCGCCGATTATTGGCGCGGGTCTGTATGTGGACAACGAAGTGGGAGCCGCGGGTGCGACGGGACGGGGTGAAGAGATTCTGCGGACCTGCGGGAGCTTTTTCGTCGTGGAACAGATGCGGGCCGGAAAGAGCCCGCGTGAAGCGTGCGAAGCGCTGTGTCACCGCATCGTGAAGATCAACGGCGGTCCGGAGAAGGTGAACTTCACCGACAAGATCGTGGCGATCAATAAGAATGGCGAAGCGGGCTGCTTTGCGATTCAGGGTCGGAAAGACAAGCCCCCCAAGGCGGCGGTGATAACCGCAGCGGGGACTCAGATTGTTGAGGGTGGCTATCTGATTGAGGTGGGGTAG
- a CDS encoding sialidase family protein, with translation MRELRPVNVFRNVLPLFLVCFGMTASTHANPPENTTADQPGLVKQEFVYTDASFPSCHASTIVETPKGLVCAFFGGTHEKNPDVEIWVCRNEGDGWTAPVSVADGVESDSKRYPCWNPVLFQTKPGTLLLFYKVGPNPSEWWGMLKVSHDNGKTWGPAKRLPDGFVGPVKNKPFLLADGTLLCPASTEHNGWQLQMEWTPDLGKTWHRTGPLNDGHKIGAIQPSVLKYGDKLQILCRSRQGKIVEAWSDDNGRSWGEVTMTSLPNPNSGTDAVTLKDGRALLVYNPTKKGRSPLHVAVSEDGKHWSTALVLEDQKGEYSYPAVIQTDDGKVHITYTWKRDLVKHVVLDPSQLKLKAID, from the coding sequence ATGAGAGAGTTACGACCTGTGAACGTATTCCGCAACGTGTTGCCTCTGTTTCTCGTCTGTTTCGGCATGACCGCATCCACCCACGCCAACCCACCCGAAAACACCACCGCCGACCAGCCCGGCCTGGTGAAACAGGAGTTCGTGTATACCGACGCGTCGTTCCCTTCCTGCCATGCCTCGACGATTGTGGAGACGCCCAAAGGCCTGGTGTGTGCTTTCTTCGGCGGTACGCATGAGAAAAACCCCGATGTAGAGATCTGGGTGTGCCGCAACGAGGGTGATGGCTGGACCGCTCCCGTAAGTGTCGCGGATGGCGTCGAGAGTGACTCGAAGCGGTATCCCTGCTGGAATCCGGTGCTGTTTCAGACAAAACCGGGCACGCTGCTGCTGTTCTATAAGGTCGGTCCCAATCCGAGTGAATGGTGGGGCATGCTGAAAGTTTCCCACGATAACGGCAAAACCTGGGGGCCTGCGAAACGGCTGCCCGACGGCTTTGTCGGTCCTGTCAAAAACAAACCGTTCCTGCTGGCCGACGGCACTTTGCTCTGTCCCGCGAGTACCGAACACAACGGCTGGCAGCTGCAGATGGAGTGGACTCCCGATCTCGGGAAGACCTGGCACCGGACCGGTCCGTTGAACGACGGGCACAAAATCGGTGCGATTCAGCCTTCTGTCCTCAAATATGGCGACAAACTGCAGATTCTCTGCCGGAGCCGTCAGGGGAAAATCGTTGAAGCCTGGTCGGACGACAATGGCCGTTCGTGGGGTGAAGTCACGATGACCTCTCTGCCCAACCCGAACAGCGGCACCGACGCGGTTACCCTGAAAGATGGCCGCGCGCTGCTGGTTTATAACCCGACGAAGAAAGGCCGCAGCCCGCTGCATGTCGCGGTTTCGGAAGACGGCAAACACTGGTCGACGGCCCTGGTGCTGGAAGATCAGAAGGGGGAATACTCCTACCCGGCTGTGATTCAGACCGACGACGGGAAGGTGCACATCACCTACACCTGGAAGCGGGATCTGGTCAAGCATGTGGTGCTGGACCCCAGCCAGCTCAAACTCAAAGCGATCGACTGA
- a CDS encoding SMI1/KNR4 family protein: MTTSLTEIMELLPPPAEPQGLDRSWEEVEKDLGCALPADYKEFIDQYGSGQICEWIDVWNLRDKSLFPSPLQEVICGPEGIISFYQKVNEEYNILTAGSWTMFPEPGGLLPFCTAFEIDYLNWRTAGPADDWDCVYWFFDGNEFIHLEGDSFTDFLLKVLKRQYNQYQLPTVDEPYQFTQ; the protein is encoded by the coding sequence ATGACGACATCACTGACCGAGATTATGGAACTTCTTCCGCCGCCCGCTGAACCGCAGGGACTGGATCGGTCGTGGGAGGAGGTTGAGAAAGACCTGGGATGTGCGCTTCCCGCTGACTATAAGGAATTCATCGACCAGTATGGATCAGGTCAGATTTGTGAATGGATTGATGTCTGGAATTTGCGAGATAAATCGCTCTTTCCTTCACCTTTGCAAGAGGTGATTTGTGGACCTGAAGGCATTATCAGTTTTTATCAGAAGGTAAACGAAGAGTATAACATATTGACAGCCGGATCGTGGACTATGTTTCCGGAACCGGGAGGACTTTTACCGTTCTGTACTGCTTTCGAAATAGATTATTTGAACTGGAGAACGGCAGGTCCGGCCGATGACTGGGACTGCGTTTACTGGTTTTTCGATGGGAACGAGTTTATCCACCTGGAAGGAGATTCGTTTACTGATTTCCTGCTGAAGGTACTGAAACGGCAGTACAATCAATATCAGCTCCCGACGGTTGATGAACCCTATCAATTCACACAATGA
- a CDS encoding O-acetylhomoserine aminocarboxypropyltransferase/cysteine synthase family protein → MDAEALKLATLCLHGGQEPDSATNSRAVPIYQTTSYTFNDTDHAARLFGLQEFGNIYTRLMNPTTDVLEKRLALLEGGAGALAVASGQAAESLAIMNIVESGQNIVSSSSLYGGTYNLFHYTFPKYGIQAKFVDQSDPENFRKAIDDDTRAIYLEALGNPRCDVADFEAIAAIAHEAGIPVIVDTTLASPYLFRPFEHGADIVVASCTKFIGGHGTSIGGIIVEKGDFPWDNGKFPGLTEPDPSYHGLKFYETFGPMNLAYILKIRVQLLRDLGPAMSPFNAFQLLQGLETLHLRMERHCQNALAVAKFLESHPKVSWVNYSGLESHPDYKLAQKYLPNGSGAVFGFGIQGDTPEQQQANGIKLINSVKLFSHLANVGDSKSLIIHPSSTTHQQLTPEEQLSSGVTPDFIRISVGTEDQEDIINDLKQALDQI, encoded by the coding sequence ATGGATGCCGAAGCATTGAAATTAGCGACTCTCTGTCTGCATGGCGGTCAGGAACCCGACAGCGCCACCAATTCCCGCGCCGTTCCTATTTACCAGACGACCTCCTACACCTTTAACGATACTGATCACGCGGCCAGACTGTTCGGCCTGCAGGAATTCGGGAACATCTACACCCGCCTGATGAACCCCACCACCGACGTACTCGAAAAACGCCTCGCTCTGCTCGAAGGGGGCGCTGGCGCCCTGGCGGTCGCTTCCGGACAGGCTGCTGAATCGCTGGCGATCATGAACATCGTCGAGAGCGGTCAGAATATCGTCTCTTCTTCCAGCCTGTATGGCGGAACCTACAACCTGTTCCACTACACGTTCCCCAAGTACGGCATCCAGGCGAAATTCGTCGATCAGAGCGATCCCGAAAACTTCCGCAAAGCCATCGACGATGACACCCGCGCCATCTACCTCGAAGCCCTGGGCAACCCGCGGTGTGACGTGGCCGACTTCGAAGCCATCGCCGCCATCGCCCACGAAGCCGGCATCCCCGTAATCGTCGACACCACCCTGGCCTCCCCTTACCTGTTCCGTCCCTTCGAACATGGTGCCGATATCGTCGTGGCTTCCTGTACCAAGTTCATCGGCGGTCACGGTACCTCGATCGGCGGGATCATCGTCGAAAAGGGTGACTTCCCCTGGGACAACGGAAAATTCCCCGGTTTGACCGAACCCGATCCCAGTTATCATGGTCTTAAATTCTATGAGACGTTTGGTCCCATGAACCTGGCCTACATCCTCAAAATCCGGGTCCAGCTCCTCCGCGATCTGGGACCGGCAATGAGCCCCTTCAACGCCTTCCAGCTGTTGCAGGGACTGGAAACGCTGCACCTGCGAATGGAGCGGCACTGTCAGAATGCTCTGGCCGTCGCGAAGTTCCTGGAAAGCCATCCCAAGGTCTCCTGGGTGAACTACAGCGGACTCGAATCGCATCCGGATTACAAGCTGGCGCAGAAATATCTGCCGAATGGCTCCGGGGCGGTCTTCGGTTTCGGCATCCAGGGTGATACCCCGGAACAGCAGCAGGCCAATGGCATCAAACTGATCAACAGCGTCAAACTGTTCTCGCATCTCGCCAATGTGGGCGACAGCAAGTCGCTGATCATCCATCCGTCCAGCACGACCCACCAGCAGCTGACTCCAGAAGAGCAGCTCAGCTCGGGCGTCACCCCGGACTTCATCCGGATTTCGGTCGGTACGGAAGATCAGGAAGACATCATCAACGACCTGAAACAGGCCCTGGATCAGATCTGA